The Streptomyces sp. SS1-1 genome includes the window GGACGCGGTCTCGGCCGCGGCCTCCAGTGCCTCGGCCGCGCGGCGCGCGCATCTCGCGGCGGACAGCCTGCGCCACCGGGACCGCGAGGCGAGCACCGACGCGACCATCAGCACGGCGAGCAGTCCGGCCCCTTCCGGACGGCGTTCCACCATCCCCCACGCGATACGGCCCACCGATCCCACGAGACACAGGACGAGCGCCAGCAGGACGAAGAACACCGTGGTGGTACGCAGGTCGAACCGCCGGTCACCGTGCAGGCGCCGGCCGCGTGGTGCGGGTACGGTCATGCCGGACTTCCCCTCCCGAGAACAAAGATCGTCATCTCCTCGTTCCCAAGATCACCGACTTCACCGGTGGAGACAGCGAGCCGAGTTGGGGACGGCCGGCCAAGCGGCGTCGGCCCTCAGGATGCGGCCGCGCCGGTTCCGGCGTCTGCGCCACCCCCTGCCGGAAACAGCCAGACCTGCCCGTCGACGCCATCCGCACCACCCCGCTCTCGCGTGTGAGCTGGTACGTGGAAGGTAACGGTCGTGGCCGCATCGGCCGTCAAGACGATCGAGTACACCACCATGGAGCGCTGACCGTAGCCACGCCCCGCTGTCCCTCTCGGCGAGTCTGCAACGAGGCTCCCCTTCGTCCAGATCTCCGGTCCGCCGGGTCGGTGCTGCGCGACGGGTGGTTCGGGACAGGCGACGTGGGCCGGCTGGACAAACCCCGGGTGCTGGAGGAGCGCCTGCTGAGACATCCCCCCTGATCTCCCAGTGCCTCGTCGTCGGCGACAACCGTCCCTTCATCGCGGCGCTGATCACCCTGGATCCCGAGGCATCCCAGCACTGTGCCGGCTCCGCGCACAGCAGCACGCCCGGCCCCGGGAGACGACGATCAACGAGGAACTGCGTAGGAGAGAACCAGGGAGTCTGAACGGCGCATGTTTTCGCCCAGCAATGCATACTCCGGCCATGTCGGCCGCTTACGCCTGCACGATCGCGGGCGCGGCGCAGCTTCAGCGACGGTGTCATGAGGCAGTTGGCCGTGCTGAACTCGTGCGGGATGACCCGGAACGGGCGGATTGTCTCGGCCTGGGAGGCCCGTCTCATTTGGCAGTGCCCCGACGGCGGCTTCCTGGTCATCACCGGGCGCAAGAAAGGGCATCCTCATCACCAGCCCAACTGAGCCATTGAGGACTTGTCCGCCTGGATGACCGATGCCGTGCCCGACGCCGACCAGGCGCGGCGCGAAGAGGCGGATAACCTCGCCGTACGGCTCACGCTCAGCCACATGCTCCTGCCGGTGCCCGGGCAGGGCGACGTCTCCGAACGGGTCACGCGCGCGGTGTGCGCCGTTCTGAACGATTGACGTGCCCCACCGTTCGGCGGTCTTCGCCGACGCCCCCGTGAGCGCCTCCGCCCGCGCACCGAAGACGCCCTCGGACCGCGGTGGTCCTCCCCTGGCCTACGGGTGGGCTCCTCGCGAAAGGAAGGCCGGACGCTGCGTCAACTTCGGCCAGGGCTCGACTGTTTGAGACATTGAAAGATCAATAGTGTGACCCTCGAGCACAAGCATCTACCTCAAGGAGTCCCGTGTCCGCTGCCGCGCAGCCCCTCGACATCCTCTCCCCCGCGTTCGCGGCGGATCCCTACCCCATGTACGCGGTGATGCGGGAGAAAGAGCCTCTGATCTGGCACGAGGCCACCCAGAGCTACATCCTCTCCCGCTACGACGACGTCGAGCGCGTCTTCAAGGACAAGAAGTCCGAGTTCACCACGGACAACTACAACTGGCAGCTCGAGCCGGTGCACGGCAAGACGATCCTGCAGATGAGCGGGCGGGAGCACGCGGTGCGCCGGGCCCTGGTCGCTCCCGCCTTCCGGGGCAGCGACCTCCAGGAGAAGTTCCTGCCGGTCATCGAACGCAACTCCCGCGAACTCATAGACGCCTTCCGCGACTCCGGGTCCGCCGACATCGTCAGCGACTACGCAACTCGATTTCCGGTCAACGTCATCGCCGACATGCTCGGTCTGGACAAGGCCGACCACGCCCGCTTCCACGGGTGGTACACGGCCGTCATCGCCTTCCTCGGCAACCTCTCGGGCGACCCGGAGGTGACGGCCGCGGGGGAACGGACCCGGGTGGAGTTCGCCGAGTACATGATCCCGATCATCCAGGAGCGGCGCGAGAAGCCGGGCGACGACCTGCTGTCGGCGCTGTGCGCCGCCGAGGTGGACGGTGTCCGGATGAGCGACGAGGACATCAAGGCGTTCTGCAGTCTGCTGCTCGCCGCCGGCGGTGAGACCACGGACAAGGCGATCGCCAGCATCCTGGCCAACCTGCTGATGCATCCCGAACAGCTGGCAGCGGTCAGGGAGGACCGGAGCCTGATTCCGGCGGCGTTCGCCGAGACGCTGCGCTACACCCCGCCGGTCCACATGATCATGCGCCAGTCGGCCGTGGACGTCGAGGTCAGCGGCGGGACCATCCCGGCCGGGGCCACGGTGACCTGTCTGATCGGTGCCGCCAACCGGGACGAGCGGCGCTACCGCGAGCCCGACCGCTTCGACATCTTCCGTGACGACCTCAGCACGACATCGGCGTTCTCCGCCGCTGCCGACCATCTCGCCTTCGCGCTCGGTCGGCACTTCTGCGTCGGCGCCCTGCTGGCCAAGGCCGAGGTGGAGACCGGCGTCAACCAGCTGCTGGACGCCATGCCAGATGTTCGGCTCGCCGACGGCTTCGACCCGGTGGAGCAGGGCGTGTTCACCCGCGGCCCGCAGTCGCTGCCGGTGCGCTTCACGCCGGTCACCACCTGACCCGCGTAAGGAGCGCGCCTCACTCCCTGAGGGCAGCGGCGCACGCCGCCAGGGCCGCCGTACACCGTGAATGGCCGGTGCCCGCGATCTCGCAGGCACGGGACCGGACGGCTGAGCGGCGGCCCGCTCAGTGTGCTGCCGGGGTGAACTCCACGGGCAGGGACTGCAGTCCCCGCATCCAGATGGACGGGCGCCAGGCCAGCTCCTCCGGTTCGACGCCCAGCACCAGGTCGGGCAGATGCTCCATGAGCGTCTCGACGGCCGTCCGCGCCATCACGTCCGCGAGGAGTGGGGCGGGGTAGGGACAGCGGTGTTCGCCGTTGCTGAAGGACAGGTGGGCGGAGTTCTCGGCGCCGACGTGGGAGTCCGGCCAGATCTGCGGGTCGGTGTTGGCCGCGGCGAGGCCCAGCACGAGGCAGTCGCCCTCGCGGATGAGCCGGCCCCCCAGCTGTGTGTCGCGCACGGCCCAGCGGCCGATGAAGTTCTGGGTGGGTGTGTCCAGCCACAGCACCTCGTTGAGGGCGTCGCCGACGCTGACCCGGCCGCCGGAGACGTTGACCGCGAAGCGCTCGTCGGTGAGCAGCAGACGCAGGGTGTTGCAGATCCAGTTGGCGGTGGGCTGCTGCGCGGCGGCGATGACGGAGATCAGGTCCTGGACGATCTCCTCATCGGTGAGCCCGGCCGGATGCAGCAGCATCCGCGAGGTGACGTCGGGGCCGGGCTGCTCCCGCTTCTCCTTCACGAGCTGCATGATGCGCGCACCGACACGTCCGTAGGCGGCCACGGGGTCTTCGCCCTCACCGGCGTCGAGTGAGATGCGAAGATCCTCGACGAGTTGCTCGGTGTCCGCGCTGCCCTGCGTCATACCGCACATCCACAGTACGGCGCGGGCCGGCAGCGCGTGGGCGTACGTGCTCATCAGCTCGGCGTGGCCCCTGCCGGAGAAGCCGGCGATGAGCTGCTCGGCGATCAGCTGGCATTCGCGGGCCAGTTCGAACTGGTCGACGCCCTCCAGTGCCTGGGTGATCACCCCGGCGCGGCGCTGGTGTTCGGCACCCTCGGTGAACAGGACGGAGGGCTGGTAGCCGACGAAGGGCATCAGGGGCCAGTCCGGCGGGATGTTCGGCCACTGGTTCCAGCGCCTGGAGTCCCGCGCGAACAGTTCGTCGTGGCTCGTGACGAAGGTGACCTCGGGATAGCCGAGCACGAGCCAGGCGGGGATGTCGTTGTCGAGCAGCACCGGCGCGACGGCGCCGTGTTCGCGCCGCAGGGCGCGGTACAGCTGGGCGGGCGTCTGCTGGTACTCCAGGCCGCCCAGGTGCACGGCCGAGGAGTGGGCCGGACAGCCGGGCGGAGGAGTGGCCCCGGGAGCGGGGCCGTCGGTGTCGCTCATGCTGTGCTCTCCTGCGAAAGTGCCAGCGCGTACAGATGGTTCACCAGGGTGATGAGGACCTCTTTGCAGGACGATCTGAGCCGGGCGTCGCAGTCGACCATCGGTACGTGCTCGCCCAGGGCGAGCGCCTGGCGGATCTCTTCGAGGGAGAAGCGGGCGTCGTCGCCGTCGAAGCGGTTGACGGCCACCACGAACGGCGTGCCGTGGTGCTCGAGCCGGTCTATCGCGTACCAGGAGTCCTCCATGCGGCGGGTGTCGACCAGCACCACGGCGCCCAGCGTGCCGGAGAACAGGCGGTCCCACAGGAACCAGAAGCGCTCCTGGCCGGGGGCGCCGAAGAGGTACAACACCATGCGCTGGCTGAGGCTGATGCGCCCGAAGTCGAAGGCCACGGTCGTGGTGTTCTTGTTCTCCACGCCTTTGGTCTCGTCGATGCCGTACCCGGCCTGCGTCATCACCTCCTCGGTGTTCAGGGGCCGGATCTCGCTGACGGAGCGCACCATGGTGGTCTTCCCGACACCAAAACCGCCTACGACGACGATCTTCAGGCCGGTCTCGGCGGCATCGGCCAGCGGCGTGCGCTGCGAAGGCAGCTCAGAGGTTACGGAGCCCATGGAGGACCTCCTGGAGCAGGGCGGTTTCGGGGAGGCCGGCGACGGATTCGGCGGCGCGGGGATGGCGGGCGCTGACCTTGCCCATGTCGTGCAGGTCGCCGAGCAGGATCCGCACCACGGTGACGGGCAGCGCCAGTTCGGCCGAGATCTCGACCACGGCCGTGGGATGCCGGCACATCTCCAGGATGCGGGCGTGCTCGGACTGCATCCCGGAGGCCGGCTCGCTCTCGCTGACGACCAGCGTCACCAGGTCGAAGAAGTCGTCGGCCTCGCTGCGCCCACCCGTGACCATGTAGAGCCGGTCGGGATCACCGACGTCCACGGGTTTGCGGATCACGTGGTGGCACCCCTGCTGGCGGGAGTACGGGGCTCGGCCCGCAGGTGGTCGCCGATCTGCTGGACCAGTTCGGTCATCTGGTGGCCCACCACGCCCGGGTCGGCGCTCTCGTCGGCGATGACCGCCAGGTGGGCGCCGTCACCGGCCTCCACGATGAACAGCAGGCCGCCGTGGAACTCGGTCATGGCGTGCCGCACGCCGCCGGTGCCGTCGCCGAACTCCACCGAGGCGCCTTGGGACAGCGCCTGGATTCCGGAACAGATGGCGGCCAGTTGGTCGGCCTGGTCGAGCGTCATGTGCTCCGTCCAGCACAGCTTCAGCCCGTCCCGGGACAGGACGAGGGCGTGGCGTGTGCCCGGCGTGCGCTCCATGAGGTTCGTCAGGAGCCAGCTCAGGCTGGTGTCAGTGGTCTCCATGGTGGGTGGGGCGGGGTGCGACCGTTCGCGGGTCACCCGGCCCGTACCTCCAATCCAACGAGGTGGGGCGATCAGTACGGGAGTGGTGGGCGAGGGCGCCCGGTGGGCTGGGGTGCGCGGCCTACTCGTCGCGCGGGGCCTCCTGCGGGTCATCGGCGCCGGCTTCCCCGGCGCCGTGCCGGCCGCGATGGAAGGCGCCGAAGCGGCTTCCCGCGTCGCGAGCCGGGCCCTGCTCCCCCGGCTGGGCGGGGGACGTTTCGGCTGTCGGCCGGGGGCGTCCCCGCTCTGCCTCGGCCATGGTGCGGCCCGGGGCACGCACGGGCAGGCCCCCCGCAGTGGCCGGTCCGCGCCCACGTGGGCCGGTGGCGGGGGTGTCCGTGTCGGCTGCGCGCGAGCGCACCGGCAGCGGCTTCTCCGTGGCCGGGGCCGGTCCGGGCGCGGGGACCGGCGCGGAGGCTGCGGCTTCCCGACTGCGGCGGGGACTCGCCGGGGCGACGGGCTCGCGCTGCTGGGCCATCAGTTGAGGCGGCAGGAGGACGACGACGCCGGTTCCGCCGCGCGAGGAGGGGCGGTAGTTGACGCTGATGCCGTACTTCGTGGCGACCCGTCCCACGACCGCCAGTCCCAGCCGGGTGCCCTGCAGCGAGGCCAGGTCGGTCACCCGGCCCGCGACAGCCTCCTCCGCGCGATGCATGGCGGCGTCGGACATCTTCAGGCCGCTGTCCTCGATCGTGACGACGAGTCCGGCGCTGCGTTCCTCCACGTAGACGTGGACCTCGTCGATGGGCGGCGAGAAGTTGGCAGCGTTGTCCATGAGTTCGGCCAGCAGGTGCATCACGCCCTCGGCGGCGAAGCCCGAGATGGCGGCCTTGCTGGAGTTGTGCAGGCGCACTCGCCGGTAGGCGGCGATCCGGCCGACCGCGCCGCGCAGTACGCTCTCGACCACGATCGGCTTGTTCCAGACGCGGCTGGAACGGCCGCCCATCAGAAGGGCCAGCCGGTCGGTCATCAGGCCCAGCTGCGACGTGCTGTGGTCCAGGCGCAGCAGGTCGCCGAAGACCTCCTCGCCGTGCCGCTCCTGCATGTCGCGCAGGTCGGCGAGCATGCTGACGGTCTTGGCCTGCACCCGGCTCAGAGCCTTGGCGGACGCCGCCTGGGCGGCGGCCGAACGGCGCTCGCTGTAGGCGAGTTCACGCACGAACCACTCGGCGGGGTCGCGCAGCAGCGGACTGCGCGGCCAGTCGAACTTGGCCAGGACGGTGTCCGCGGAGCTTCCCTCGCGCAGCAACGCGACGGCGGAGGGCAGCGTCTCGGCGGTCAGTCGCTCGAGTTCGGCGCTGCCCTGGGCCAGTTCGCCGCGCAGGGTGTCCAGTTCGGACTCGGCGTGGCCGGCTCTGCGGACCAGCGCGTCGAGCTCGGTGGCGAAGACATCCAGCACCTGGCGCAGGTGCGGATCGGACGGCGGCGTGACGCGAGCGAGGGCATCGGCGGTCCGGGTCCCGCCCTTCACCTGACGCACGAGGCCCGGCAGGGCGACGTTGACCAACTGCGAGGTGTCCGCGGCCTGCTGCATCGCGTGCTTGCGGGCCATCTCCAGCTCGTCGCTGCGGGATTCGGCTTCCCGGCGGGCCATGCGCAGCAGACGGGTGGCGACGGCGGCGAGAAGCGCCGAGCACACCCAGGCGACGACCGCGGTGCCGGTCACCCAGCCGCGGGCCTCGGCCGGGGCGACGACGATGACGGCCGCGGCGCTCACGGCAGTGACGAGGAGGGCGACAGGGAACACGGCCGGCGAGGAGCGCGCCCCTTTGGCACTCCGGCGCTGGCGGGGGCGGGCAGGCACTGACATTCCGGGGTCCCTCGGTCCTTGGCGGCAGGAGTCCTGGTGACGACTGGAGGTCGCCCTTGATCAGGGCGGCGGTGGGCGCTACTCGTGACCCTTCCGGGTCGGGAACGCCGCCATGCTAGCCACCGAGCCGTGCCTGAAAGCCCGGCCTGAGTGCCCTGCCGTCGCACCGGTTGAATTCGTCGGGAAACATCCATTGTCACGTGCGCGTGTGATATTTGACGTCGCCTCATCTCGACGGCCGTGAGGCGGACTTCAGGCAATGAGTCGGCGCCGAAGAGCGCGACCGAGACCGAGTCGGGGCCAGATACGGCGTGGCAAATGAACATTTTGAGCCAACTATCTGTCCCGGTTGACTCAAGGAAACCGCCGTGAATCAGCACAGTCTCGGCGAAGCGGCCCCGGAGACCGTACCAGCCCCAGGCGCCGGCTCACGGAGAGAGCGACGGGCCGGAGCGCCTCGGTGATCAGTGGATCGCCCTGCCGGAACCCGGTCGACTCGCCGGGCCCGCCGGAGGGCGTTTGCCGCACTACGCCTTGTTTCGGGCCAGGCACCGCCTCCGGGCGAACGACGCCGTGATCGACTCGGACGACGTCCCTTCTTCTTCACCCCTTCCTCGGCGGACGCCCGCCTCGCCGTCTCCGCCGTGGCAAGGACCCCCGATCGGCGCACCGTCGCCCGAACGGTTCGTCGCGGCCACCGTGTGGTCCTCCCCCTCGGGGCGAGACGACGGCATCGCACGGATCCGGGACGACCTGCTCCCAGCTCTCCTCGAGACGGGCCAGGTGCCGCTCGGTCCCCTGATCACCGAGCCCGCAGGCATCGAGCGAGAGCAGACGGAGGCACCTCGGATGCTCCGGCTGAGGCCCACGGGCCGCTCGCTCCTCTCCTGACGCCTTCGGGTAATCCGTAGCGGAACGCCGGGCTGATTGGTCCTGGATTCTTTTTCACCTGATCAGGTCTGGGACCAATCCGCGGGGCGAACGGAACCGGATTCCCGGCGTGAGGGACGACGAGAAGGATCAGCGGGTACGAACCCCTTGGCCCCGTATTGCGCTGGGTGCGCTCAGCGGCGTGCTGGCCGGCTTCGCCGCGCTGGCGGTGGCCGATCTGCTGGCAGGGCTGGCGCGGCCGCAGGCCGGCCCGATCGTCGCGGTGGGCAGCGCGTCCATCGACGCCACGCCGGCTGCGGTCAAGGACTGGGCGGTCCGTCGATTCGGCACGGACGACAAGTTCGTGCTGCAGGTCGGCATCCTCGCCGTCCTGACGGCGCTGGCGCTGACCTCGGGTGCGCTGGCGGTGCGTTTTCGTCGCGTCTCGGCCGCCGGGATCCTCCTCCTCGGAGGCGTCGGCGCGGCGGCCGCCGTCGGTCGTCCCGACTCCACCGGTCTCCCGGACGCACTCCCGTCCGTGGGGGGAGCTGCGGCCGGATCCCTGCTCCTTTACGCGCTGGCGGGCCGCCTGACCATGGTGGCGCGGTCGTCAGCGACCACACGACCGTCGGCGGTGACGGCAGCCGAGGCGAGTCCGCCGCCGTCCGCGGGCTGGGACCGGCGGGGGTTCGTCCTCGGGGCCGTTTCCGCGGCGGCGGTCTCCACTGCCGTGGGGGCGATCGGGCGGTCCCTGAACTCCTCGCGCGGCCGGGACGCCATCGCCTCGCGCGACGCGGTCGTGCTGCCGACTCCCGGATCACCGGCGCGATCCGCCGCGGGGAGAACCGGGCTGCGAGTCCGTGGCATCAGTCCCTTCGTCACCTCCAACTCGGCCTTCTACCGGGTGGACACCGCGCTGGTGGTGCCCCGAGTGGACACCGGCGACTGGCGGTTGCGTATCCACGGCAGGGGCGTACGCCGCCCGGCCCGCTTCTCCTTCGACGATCTGCTGGCCAGGGACCTCATCGAGCGGGACATCACCCTCACCTGCGTCTCCAACGAGGTCGGTGGCCCGTATGTGGGCAACGCGCGCTGGACCGGCGTACGACTGGCCGACCTCCTCGCCGAATGCGGGGTAGAGCCTCCGTCCCGGGGAGGGCCGGCGGACCAGTTGGTGTCCCGGTCGGTGGACGGCATGACGATCGGCACTCCGGTCGAGGACGTCATGGACGGCCGGGACGCCATGCTCGCCCTCGGCATGAACGGCGAGCCGCTGCCCTTCGCACACGGCTTCCCGGTCCGGATGGTCGTCCCCGGCCTGTACGGCTTCGTCTCGGCCTGCAAGTGGATCAAGGACATCGAGCTCACCACCTTCGACTCCTATGACCCCTACTGGGTCCGGCGCGGCTGGGCCCGCCGTGCCCCGGTCAAGACCGGGTCGCGGATCGACACCCCCAAGCCCTTCGCCCGGCCCGCGTCCGGCACCGTGATGATCGCCGGCGTCGCCTGGGCCCAGGGGCGTGGCATCGGCAGGGTCGAGGTCCGCGTCGACGACGGTCCCTGGCGGGAAGCCGACCTGGCCGCCCAGGACACGCGCGACACCTGGCGCCAGTGGTCCCTGCCCTGGAAGGCCACCAGAGGCGGCCACACACTCACCGTACGCGCCACCGACCGGACCGGCGCCGTGCAGACCACCGAGCGCACCCGGACGATCCCCGACGGCGCGAGCGGCCGGCACTCGGTCGTCGTGACCGTGGAGTGACCGCCCGCCCCGCGCAGGGCCCGCGAGCCCTCTTTCGAACCACTGTCCACACCACCACCAGCGCAGCCTTGTCATGCTGCACCGTCCAACAGGAGGACATGATGAACACCCGTATCCGCCGTGCCACCGGTCTTCTCGCCGCGGCCGCCGTGCTGCCCCTGGCTCTCGCCGCCTGCTCCGACGGCAGCAGCGACAAGGCCGACTCCTCCGACCGCGCGAAGGCTTCGGCCACGAGGAACAGCGACGCGTCGAGCGGCTCGACGGCGAGCACCATGGACCAGCCGTTCGGTCCGGCCTGTTCGGCGGTCCCGAAGAACGGGGCGGGCTCCTTCGACGGCATGGCCAAGGACCCCGTCGCCACGGCGGCCTCCCACAACCCCGCTCTGTCCACCCTCGTGACGGCGGTGAAGAAGGCCGGCCTGGTCGACACCCTCAACAACGCGCAGGGCATCACCGTGTTCGCGCCGACGAACGACGCCTTCGGGAAGATCCCTGAGGCCACCCTCGACAAGGTCCTCAACGACAAGGCGATGCTGACGAAGATCCTCACCTATCACGTCGTCGGTCAGAAGCTCACGCCGAAGGACATGGAGAACGGCTCCTTCGACACCCTGGAGAAGTCGAAGGTCATGACCTCCGGTTCGGGCGAGTCCTACACCGTCCAGGGATCCGCCAAGGTCGTCTGCGGGAACGTCACGACCGCCAATGCCACGGTCTACATCATCGACACCGTTCTCATGCCCAAGAGCTGACGCCACCGCGAGCCGCGCCGCCCGGCCTGCCCGGTGCCACTGACCGGGCAGGCCGGGCGGCGCGTCGTCCACCGGGGCATCCGCCGACGCCCGCCGGACGGGACCGGGCGGGTGCCCCACGCCACTTCCGCGCTCGCGGCCGACGCCCCCCGGGTCTCCGGCACCGGCCGTGTGCCCACTGCGCCGCACCGCGACAACGCGGACGGTTCGCGTGGGAAGCCCGCAGCGTCGCCGGGCTTCCCACGCGGCGCTCTCACGTCGGCAGAGCGAGCAGGGCGACCGGCACGGACGTCGGCTGCTTCGATCCACCGGCCGGCTCCACGGTGATCCCGACTTC containing:
- a CDS encoding cytochrome P450, which codes for MSAAAQPLDILSPAFAADPYPMYAVMREKEPLIWHEATQSYILSRYDDVERVFKDKKSEFTTDNYNWQLEPVHGKTILQMSGREHAVRRALVAPAFRGSDLQEKFLPVIERNSRELIDAFRDSGSADIVSDYATRFPVNVIADMLGLDKADHARFHGWYTAVIAFLGNLSGDPEVTAAGERTRVEFAEYMIPIIQERREKPGDDLLSALCAAEVDGVRMSDEDIKAFCSLLLAAGGETTDKAIASILANLLMHPEQLAAVREDRSLIPAAFAETLRYTPPVHMIMRQSAVDVEVSGGTIPAGATVTCLIGAANRDERRYREPDRFDIFRDDLSTTSAFSAAADHLAFALGRHFCVGALLAKAEVETGVNQLLDAMPDVRLADGFDPVEQGVFTRGPQSLPVRFTPVTT
- a CDS encoding cytochrome P450, with translation MSDTDGPAPGATPPPGCPAHSSAVHLGGLEYQQTPAQLYRALRREHGAVAPVLLDNDIPAWLVLGYPEVTFVTSHDELFARDSRRWNQWPNIPPDWPLMPFVGYQPSVLFTEGAEHQRRAGVITQALEGVDQFELARECQLIAEQLIAGFSGRGHAELMSTYAHALPARAVLWMCGMTQGSADTEQLVEDLRISLDAGEGEDPVAAYGRVGARIMQLVKEKREQPGPDVTSRMLLHPAGLTDEEIVQDLISVIAAAQQPTANWICNTLRLLLTDERFAVNVSGGRVSVGDALNEVLWLDTPTQNFIGRWAVRDTQLGGRLIREGDCLVLGLAAANTDPQIWPDSHVGAENSAHLSFSNGEHRCPYPAPLLADVMARTAVETLMEHLPDLVLGVEPEELAWRPSIWMRGLQSLPVEFTPAAH
- a CDS encoding GTP-binding protein → MGSVTSELPSQRTPLADAAETGLKIVVVGGFGVGKTTMVRSVSEIRPLNTEEVMTQAGYGIDETKGVENKNTTTVAFDFGRISLSQRMVLYLFGAPGQERFWFLWDRLFSGTLGAVVLVDTRRMEDSWYAIDRLEHHGTPFVVAVNRFDGDDARFSLEEIRQALALGEHVPMVDCDARLRSSCKEVLITLVNHLYALALSQESTA
- a CDS encoding DUF742 domain-containing protein, which codes for MIRKPVDVGDPDRLYMVTGGRSEADDFFDLVTLVVSESEPASGMQSEHARILEMCRHPTAVVEISAELALPVTVVRILLGDLHDMGKVSARHPRAAESVAGLPETALLQEVLHGLRNL
- a CDS encoding roadblock/LC7 domain-containing protein, with product METTDTSLSWLLTNLMERTPGTRHALVLSRDGLKLCWTEHMTLDQADQLAAICSGIQALSQGASVEFGDGTGGVRHAMTEFHGGLLFIVEAGDGAHLAVIADESADPGVVGHQMTELVQQIGDHLRAEPRTPASRGATT
- a CDS encoding ATP-binding protein is translated as MSVPARPRQRRSAKGARSSPAVFPVALLVTAVSAAAVIVVAPAEARGWVTGTAVVAWVCSALLAAVATRLLRMARREAESRSDELEMARKHAMQQAADTSQLVNVALPGLVRQVKGGTRTADALARVTPPSDPHLRQVLDVFATELDALVRRAGHAESELDTLRGELAQGSAELERLTAETLPSAVALLREGSSADTVLAKFDWPRSPLLRDPAEWFVRELAYSERRSAAAQAASAKALSRVQAKTVSMLADLRDMQERHGEEVFGDLLRLDHSTSQLGLMTDRLALLMGGRSSRVWNKPIVVESVLRGAVGRIAAYRRVRLHNSSKAAISGFAAEGVMHLLAELMDNAANFSPPIDEVHVYVEERSAGLVVTIEDSGLKMSDAAMHRAEEAVAGRVTDLASLQGTRLGLAVVGRVATKYGISVNYRPSSRGGTGVVVLLPPQLMAQQREPVAPASPRRSREAAASAPVPAPGPAPATEKPLPVRSRAADTDTPATGPRGRGPATAGGLPVRAPGRTMAEAERGRPRPTAETSPAQPGEQGPARDAGSRFGAFHRGRHGAGEAGADDPQEAPRDE
- a CDS encoding sulfite oxidase; this translates as MRDDEKDQRVRTPWPRIALGALSGVLAGFAALAVADLLAGLARPQAGPIVAVGSASIDATPAAVKDWAVRRFGTDDKFVLQVGILAVLTALALTSGALAVRFRRVSAAGILLLGGVGAAAAVGRPDSTGLPDALPSVGGAAAGSLLLYALAGRLTMVARSSATTRPSAVTAAEASPPPSAGWDRRGFVLGAVSAAAVSTAVGAIGRSLNSSRGRDAIASRDAVVLPTPGSPARSAAGRTGLRVRGISPFVTSNSAFYRVDTALVVPRVDTGDWRLRIHGRGVRRPARFSFDDLLARDLIERDITLTCVSNEVGGPYVGNARWTGVRLADLLAECGVEPPSRGGPADQLVSRSVDGMTIGTPVEDVMDGRDAMLALGMNGEPLPFAHGFPVRMVVPGLYGFVSACKWIKDIELTTFDSYDPYWVRRGWARRAPVKTGSRIDTPKPFARPASGTVMIAGVAWAQGRGIGRVEVRVDDGPWREADLAAQDTRDTWRQWSLPWKATRGGHTLTVRATDRTGAVQTTERTRTIPDGASGRHSVVVTVE
- a CDS encoding fasciclin domain-containing protein → MNTRIRRATGLLAAAAVLPLALAACSDGSSDKADSSDRAKASATRNSDASSGSTASTMDQPFGPACSAVPKNGAGSFDGMAKDPVATAASHNPALSTLVTAVKKAGLVDTLNNAQGITVFAPTNDAFGKIPEATLDKVLNDKAMLTKILTYHVVGQKLTPKDMENGSFDTLEKSKVMTSGSGESYTVQGSAKVVCGNVTTANATVYIIDTVLMPKS